The following coding sequences lie in one Frigoribacterium sp. SL97 genomic window:
- the infB gene encoding translation initiation factor IF-2, whose protein sequence is MAKPRVHEIASELGIDSKTALEKLKEMGEFVKGPSSSVEPPVARKLRQAFAGAAKPATPAAKAPSAGAAAQPASSAPKPGGPRPAAPKPPVAEPTPAPVAAAEPDVDAAPAPVAPLTVAERQAQAEAQRAAAAAAAKDDAAAPADDAAKPGAAGPKPGGPRPGAPRPGNNPFASNQGMGRPSAPRPGGSGAASSMPRPGGAAGPRPQAPRPGAPRPGAPRPGVGAGPRPNGFGQRPAGGGAGRPGGAGGGFQRPGAGAPGAAGGFRPGFSGPRPSGGGGRGRGPGGGTAGAFGRGGGKSKARKSKRTKRAEFEMRSAPSLGGVSVPRGDGNTIVRLRRGASISDFADKIDASPGNLVTVLFHLGEMATATESLDEATFQVLGEELGYNIQVVSPEDEDKELLEGFDIDLEQELEDEDESVLQIRPPVVTVMGHVDHGKTRLLDAIRNANVVAGEAGGITQHIGAYQVWAPHEGVERAITFIDTPGHEAFTAMRARGAQVTDIAILVVAADDGIMPQTVEALNHAQAAGVPIVVAVNKIDKEGANPAKVRQQLTEYGLVAEEYGGDVMFVDVSARDNKNIDALLEAVLLTADAGLDLRANPDKDARGVAIEARLDKGRGAVATVLIQSGTLRVGDAIVAGTAYGRVRAMVDENGDSVDEAYPSRPVLVQGLSSVPRAGDTFLVTEEDRTARQIAEKREAVERNASLAKARKRISLEDFTRALEEGKVEALNIIIKGDVSGAVEALEESLLKIEVDDSVQLRIIHRGVGAVTESDVNLATVDNAVIIGFNVRPDTKARERAAREGVDVRFYSVIYAALEDIENSLKGMLKPEFEEKQSGVAEIREIFRSSKVGNIAGVIVRSGTITRNARARVIREGVVVGDNLAIDSLRRFKDDVTEVRTDFEAGIGLGKFNDIQIGDEIETIEMVEKPRG, encoded by the coding sequence GTGGCTAAACCACGCGTACACGAGATCGCCAGCGAGCTGGGGATCGACAGCAAGACCGCACTAGAGAAGCTCAAAGAGATGGGCGAGTTCGTCAAGGGACCGTCCTCCAGCGTCGAGCCTCCCGTCGCCCGCAAGCTGCGCCAGGCCTTCGCCGGTGCTGCGAAGCCCGCGACCCCCGCCGCCAAGGCCCCCTCGGCCGGTGCCGCCGCGCAGCCCGCGAGCTCGGCCCCCAAGCCCGGCGGTCCCCGTCCGGCAGCCCCCAAGCCTCCCGTCGCCGAGCCGACGCCCGCCCCCGTGGCGGCTGCCGAGCCCGACGTCGACGCGGCACCCGCACCCGTCGCCCCGCTGACGGTCGCCGAGCGCCAGGCCCAGGCCGAGGCACAGCGTGCCGCAGCAGCCGCCGCAGCCAAGGACGACGCGGCAGCTCCGGCCGACGACGCCGCCAAGCCCGGCGCCGCGGGTCCCAAGCCCGGCGGCCCGCGCCCCGGTGCCCCTCGTCCCGGCAACAACCCCTTCGCCAGCAACCAGGGCATGGGGCGCCCCAGTGCTCCTCGTCCCGGCGGCTCCGGTGCGGCCAGCAGCATGCCCCGTCCCGGCGGCGCCGCGGGCCCGCGCCCGCAGGCACCCCGTCCCGGTGCTCCTCGTCCGGGCGCTCCGCGTCCCGGCGTCGGTGCCGGCCCCCGTCCCAACGGCTTCGGTCAGCGTCCCGCCGGTGGCGGCGCGGGTCGTCCCGGCGGTGCCGGCGGTGGCTTCCAGCGTCCCGGCGCCGGTGCCCCCGGCGCGGCCGGCGGCTTCCGTCCCGGCTTCAGCGGACCCCGTCCCTCCGGTGGTGGCGGTCGAGGCCGCGGCCCCGGTGGCGGAACCGCCGGTGCGTTCGGTCGTGGTGGCGGCAAGAGCAAGGCACGCAAGTCGAAGCGGACGAAGAGGGCCGAGTTCGAGATGCGGTCGGCCCCGTCGCTGGGTGGCGTCAGCGTCCCCCGCGGCGACGGCAACACGATCGTCCGTCTGCGTCGTGGTGCGTCCATCAGCGACTTCGCCGACAAGATCGACGCGAGCCCCGGCAACCTGGTGACCGTCCTGTTCCACCTCGGTGAGATGGCGACGGCGACCGAGTCGCTCGACGAGGCCACCTTCCAGGTGCTCGGCGAAGAGCTGGGCTACAACATCCAGGTCGTCTCGCCCGAGGACGAAGACAAAGAGCTGCTCGAGGGCTTCGACATCGACCTCGAGCAAGAGCTCGAGGACGAGGACGAGTCCGTCCTGCAGATCCGCCCCCCGGTCGTCACGGTCATGGGCCACGTCGACCACGGAAAGACGCGTCTGCTCGACGCGATCCGCAACGCCAACGTGGTCGCCGGCGAGGCCGGTGGCATCACGCAGCACATCGGCGCCTACCAGGTGTGGGCTCCGCACGAGGGCGTCGAGCGCGCCATCACCTTCATCGACACCCCCGGTCACGAGGCGTTCACCGCCATGCGTGCCCGTGGTGCCCAGGTGACCGACATCGCGATCCTCGTGGTCGCGGCGGACGACGGCATCATGCCGCAGACCGTCGAGGCGTTGAACCACGCCCAGGCGGCCGGCGTGCCGATCGTCGTCGCGGTCAACAAGATCGACAAAGAGGGCGCGAACCCGGCGAAGGTGCGTCAGCAGCTCACCGAATACGGCCTCGTCGCCGAGGAGTACGGCGGAGACGTCATGTTCGTCGACGTGTCGGCCCGTGACAACAAGAACATCGACGCCCTCCTCGAGGCCGTCCTGCTCACGGCCGACGCCGGTCTCGACCTGCGCGCCAACCCCGACAAGGACGCCCGTGGCGTCGCCATCGAGGCCCGTCTCGACAAGGGTCGCGGTGCCGTCGCGACGGTCCTGATCCAGTCGGGCACGCTGCGCGTCGGTGACGCCATCGTCGCCGGTACGGCCTACGGCCGCGTCCGCGCCATGGTCGACGAGAACGGCGACTCGGTCGACGAGGCCTACCCGAGCCGGCCCGTGCTGGTCCAGGGTCTGTCGAGCGTTCCCCGGGCCGGTGACACCTTCCTCGTCACCGAGGAGGACCGCACCGCCCGTCAGATCGCCGAGAAGCGCGAAGCCGTCGAACGCAACGCCTCGCTGGCCAAGGCCCGCAAGCGCATCTCGCTCGAGGACTTCACCCGTGCTCTCGAAGAGGGCAAGGTCGAAGCCCTCAACATCATCATCAAGGGTGACGTGTCCGGTGCCGTCGAGGCGCTGGAAGAATCGTTGCTCAAGATCGAGGTGGACGACAGCGTGCAGCTGCGCATCATCCACCGCGGTGTGGGTGCCGTCACCGAGAGTGACGTCAACCTCGCCACGGTCGACAACGCGGTCATCATCGGGTTCAACGTCCGTCCCGACACGAAGGCTCGTGAGCGTGCTGCTCGCGAGGGTGTCGACGTCCGGTTCTACTCGGTCATCTACGCGGCCCTCGAGGACATCGAGAACTCGCTCAAGGGCATGCTCAAGCCCGAGTTCGAGGAGAAGCAGTCCGGTGTCGCCGAGATCCGCGAGATCTTCCGCTCGTCGAAGGTCGGCAACATCGCCGGTGTCATCGTGCGCTCGGGAACGATCACCCGCAACGCTCGTGCCCGCGTGATCCGCGAGGGCGTCGTCGTCGGCGACAACCTGGCGATCGACTCGCTGCGTCGCTTCAAGGACGACGTCACCGAGGTGCGGACGGACTTCGAGGCCGGCATCGGTCTCGGCAAGTTCAACGACATCCAGATCGGCGACGAGATCGAGACCATCGAGATGGTCGAGAAGC
- a CDS encoding YlxR family protein, with amino-acid sequence MSIRAPGRRRASVGGPVTGMTHQARQHPRRRLIAPTRTRVAEGDRRTTPFALGVSRPTTRGGKVEPVRTCIGTRARAPRSALVRVVARNGRLVVDPTATLPGRGAWLTPSIDAFESAVKRKAFRRALRLDSEPDVDELRAHLTRITTSRPIATTEQAERHMDN; translated from the coding sequence ATGTCGATCCGCGCGCCGGGTCGACGACGCGCCAGCGTCGGCGGCCCGGTCACGGGAATGACCCATCAAGCCCGACAGCATCCTCGAAGGCGACTGATCGCCCCGACGAGAACCCGGGTGGCCGAGGGCGACCGGCGCACCACGCCGTTCGCCCTCGGCGTCTCCCGTCCGACGACCCGAGGGGGTAAGGTGGAACCCGTCAGAACGTGCATCGGTACTCGAGCGCGCGCTCCACGATCCGCACTCGTGCGGGTCGTCGCCCGAAACGGACGTCTCGTGGTCGATCCGACCGCGACCCTTCCCGGGCGGGGTGCGTGGTTGACGCCGTCGATCGACGCGTTCGAGTCGGCAGTGAAGCGCAAGGCCTTCCGCCGTGCACTCCGCCTCGACTCCGAACCCGACGTCGACGAGCTCCGCGCCCACCTCACGCGGATCACCACTTCACGACCCATCGCCACGACAGAACAGGCTGAACGGCACATGGACAACTAA
- the nusA gene encoding transcription termination factor NusA — protein MDIDLSVLRLMEREREIPFDELVRIIEQAILTAYLKHTNQPESRIPVARVELDRKTGHVSVFAIERDDEGEVVGESVDSPSDFGRIAAFAAKQVINQRLRDIGDDKVLGQFKGREGDIVAGVIQQGPNPRMIHVDLGTVEAILPPEEQVPGEKYAHGSRIRVYVTGVSKGTKGPQITVSRTHPSLVRKLFALEVPEIASGVVEIVSLAREAGHRTKMAVRATEPGVNAKGACIGEMGQRVRAVTTELNDEKIDIVDYSSDLPTFVASALSPAKVSSAFVIDASTKAVRALVPDYQLSLAIGKEGQNARLAAKLTGARIDIQPDSILEDD, from the coding sequence GTGGACATCGACCTGAGCGTGCTGCGTCTCATGGAGCGCGAGCGTGAAATCCCCTTCGACGAACTCGTGCGCATCATCGAGCAGGCCATCCTCACGGCCTACCTCAAGCACACGAACCAGCCCGAGAGCCGCATCCCGGTCGCTCGCGTCGAACTCGACCGCAAGACCGGGCACGTCTCGGTCTTCGCCATCGAACGCGACGACGAGGGCGAGGTCGTGGGCGAGTCCGTCGACAGCCCCAGCGACTTCGGCCGCATCGCGGCCTTCGCGGCCAAGCAGGTCATCAACCAGCGCCTGCGCGACATCGGCGACGACAAGGTGCTCGGCCAGTTCAAGGGCCGCGAGGGCGACATCGTCGCGGGCGTGATCCAGCAGGGGCCCAACCCCCGCATGATCCACGTCGACCTCGGCACCGTCGAGGCGATCCTGCCGCCCGAAGAGCAGGTGCCGGGTGAGAAGTACGCCCACGGCTCGCGCATCCGCGTGTACGTCACGGGTGTCAGCAAGGGCACCAAGGGGCCGCAGATCACGGTCTCGCGCACCCACCCGTCGCTCGTGCGCAAGCTCTTCGCCCTCGAGGTGCCCGAGATCGCCAGCGGCGTCGTCGAGATCGTCTCCCTGGCCCGCGAGGCCGGCCACCGCACCAAGATGGCCGTCCGTGCGACCGAGCCCGGCGTCAACGCCAAGGGTGCCTGCATCGGCGAGATGGGGCAGCGAGTCCGCGCCGTCACCACCGAGCTCAACGACGAGAAGATCGACATCGTCGACTACTCGAGCGACCTCCCCACCTTCGTCGCCAGCGCCCTGTCGCCGGCCAAGGTGTCGTCGGCCTTCGTGATCGACGCGTCCACCAAGGCCGTCCGGGCCCTCGTCCCCGACTACCAGCTGTCGCTCGCCATCGGCAAGGAGGGCCAGAACGCCCGCCTCGCCGCGAAGCTCACGGGCGCGCGGATCGACATCCAGCCCGACAGCATCCTCGAAGACGACTGA
- a CDS encoding proline--tRNA ligase, producing MSTRLSQLFVRTLREDPSDAEVTSHRLLVRAGYIRRQAPGVFAWLPLGLRVKAKIEAVIRDEMQAAGAQEVHFPALLPREPYEATGRWTEYGDGMFRLKDRKDADYLLAPTHEEAFTLLVKDLYSSYKDLPLTLFQIQDKYRDEARPRAGLLRGREFTMKDAYSFDASDAGLDDSYQKQRDAYERIFTRLGLEYVIVKADAGAMGGSRSEEFLHPTAIGEDTFVRSAGGYTANVEAFTTIVPDTVPLEGLAPSRRLAPADTPTIDSLVAQLNADESRDSGPWTAADTLKNVVVALSHLDGRRELVVVGLPGDREVDTKRLEVAFAPAEVEAAGDADFAKNPVLVRGYLGPQVLGGESDSGIRYFVDPRVVEGSAWVTGANEKGVHVADLVMGRDFTADGTIEAAQVREGDPAPDGSGPIETARGMEIGHVFQLGRKYAEALGLKVLDENGKQVTVTMGSYGIGVTRILAVIAEANNDAKGLIWPANVAPFDVHVVATGKDPVVYEVAEKLTADLEAHRLDVLYDDRPKVSPGVKFGDAELLGVPQIVVVGRSAGEGVVELWDRRTGERTPVPVAEAVATLTAPRAS from the coding sequence GTGTCCACACGTCTCTCCCAGCTCTTCGTCCGCACCCTCCGAGAAGACCCCTCCGACGCCGAGGTGACCAGCCACCGGCTGCTCGTCCGTGCCGGGTACATCCGCCGTCAGGCACCGGGGGTCTTCGCCTGGCTGCCGCTCGGCCTGCGCGTCAAGGCGAAGATCGAGGCGGTCATCCGTGACGAGATGCAGGCCGCCGGCGCCCAAGAGGTGCACTTCCCCGCCTTGCTGCCTCGCGAGCCCTACGAGGCCACCGGGCGGTGGACCGAGTACGGCGACGGCATGTTCCGGCTGAAGGACAGGAAGGACGCCGACTACCTCCTGGCCCCCACGCACGAGGAAGCCTTCACCCTGTTGGTGAAGGACCTCTACTCGTCCTACAAGGACCTCCCGCTGACCCTGTTCCAGATCCAGGACAAGTACCGCGACGAGGCTCGACCCCGGGCCGGCCTGCTGCGCGGCCGCGAGTTCACCATGAAGGACGCCTACTCGTTCGACGCGTCCGACGCCGGCCTGGACGACAGCTACCAGAAGCAGCGCGACGCCTACGAGCGCATCTTCACGCGGCTCGGCCTCGAGTACGTCATCGTCAAGGCGGATGCCGGGGCCATGGGCGGTTCGCGCAGCGAGGAGTTCCTGCACCCCACCGCCATCGGCGAGGACACCTTCGTCCGCTCGGCGGGCGGCTACACCGCCAACGTCGAGGCCTTCACGACGATCGTCCCCGACACGGTCCCGCTCGAGGGCCTCGCCCCCTCCCGTCGCCTGGCACCGGCCGACACGCCGACCATCGACTCGCTGGTCGCCCAGCTCAACGCCGACGAGTCCCGCGACTCCGGGCCCTGGACGGCTGCCGACACGCTCAAGAACGTCGTCGTCGCCCTCAGCCACCTCGACGGACGCCGTGAGCTCGTCGTGGTCGGCCTGCCGGGTGACCGCGAGGTCGACACGAAGCGGCTCGAGGTCGCCTTCGCCCCGGCCGAGGTCGAGGCCGCCGGCGACGCCGACTTCGCGAAGAACCCCGTGCTGGTCCGTGGCTACCTCGGCCCCCAGGTGCTCGGTGGCGAGTCCGACTCGGGCATCCGCTACTTCGTCGACCCGCGCGTGGTCGAGGGTTCGGCCTGGGTCACCGGGGCGAACGAGAAGGGCGTGCACGTCGCCGACCTCGTCATGGGCCGCGACTTCACCGCGGACGGCACCATCGAGGCCGCGCAGGTCCGCGAGGGCGACCCCGCGCCCGACGGTTCCGGCCCCATCGAGACCGCCCGCGGCATGGAGATCGGTCACGTCTTCCAGCTCGGCCGCAAGTACGCCGAGGCGCTCGGCCTCAAGGTGCTCGACGAGAACGGCAAGCAGGTCACGGTCACGATGGGCTCGTACGGCATCGGCGTCACGCGCATCCTCGCGGTGATCGCCGAGGCGAACAACGACGCCAAGGGTCTGATCTGGCCGGCCAACGTCGCCCCCTTCGACGTCCACGTCGTGGCCACGGGCAAGGACCCCGTGGTCTACGAGGTCGCCGAGAAACTCACCGCCGACCTCGAGGCCCACCGTCTCGACGTCCTCTACGACGACCGACCCAAGGTCTCGCCCGGCGTCAAGTTCGGCGACGCCGAACTCCTCGGCGTGCCGCAGATCGTCGTCGTCGGCCGTTCGGCCGGCGAGGGCGTCGTCGAGCTCTGGGACCGCCGCACGGGCGAGCGCACGCCGGTCCCCGTGGCCGAGGCCGTCGCGACCCTCACGGCTCCGCGAGCGTCCTGA
- a CDS encoding VWA domain-containing protein, whose protein sequence is MIARALVFQPVLPWWLLAVAAVALLGFTGWRVVAERGRRRALLTWVRRLVIVALLLVVAVRPSLPGGSAQASVAQLNVFFVVDTTSSIAAEDWGDGRRRLDGVRADIAEVTSQLAGARFSLLSFDSTAVLRTPLTDDASAVVAAADAMNQEVTYYSSGSSVSEANDLLAERLSEARQSAPERANVVYYLGDGEQTSGTEPESFAASAGDVDGGAVFGYGTERGGKMRVFDGYGDEYSSKEYIQDRTQPGDPDAVSTIDEDALRRIADQLGVPYVHRTADTSVDAAVADARDGAVASDEGRADSLIDLYWIAAIPLFLLLLLDVALVARALGEVRPPRPVRAGRGRGRGAPSGLDASRPERGVRP, encoded by the coding sequence GTGATCGCCCGGGCGCTGGTGTTCCAGCCCGTCCTGCCCTGGTGGCTCCTCGCCGTGGCCGCCGTCGCCCTGCTCGGGTTCACGGGCTGGCGCGTGGTGGCCGAGCGGGGCCGACGACGGGCCCTTCTCACCTGGGTGCGACGTCTGGTCATCGTCGCCCTGCTCCTCGTCGTCGCCGTGCGGCCGAGCCTGCCGGGCGGGTCGGCGCAGGCGTCGGTCGCCCAGCTCAACGTCTTCTTCGTGGTCGACACGACGTCGAGCATCGCGGCGGAGGACTGGGGCGACGGTCGGCGTCGACTCGACGGGGTGCGGGCCGACATCGCCGAGGTCACCTCGCAGCTGGCGGGAGCCCGGTTCTCGCTGCTGTCCTTCGACAGCACCGCCGTCCTGCGGACGCCACTGACCGACGACGCCTCCGCCGTGGTCGCCGCCGCCGACGCCATGAACCAAGAGGTCACCTACTACTCGAGCGGCAGTTCCGTCAGCGAGGCGAACGACCTGCTGGCCGAGCGGCTGTCCGAGGCCCGGCAGAGTGCGCCCGAACGGGCCAACGTCGTCTACTACCTCGGCGACGGCGAGCAGACCAGCGGCACCGAGCCCGAGAGCTTCGCGGCATCCGCCGGCGACGTCGACGGCGGTGCCGTCTTCGGCTACGGCACCGAGCGGGGAGGCAAGATGCGCGTCTTCGACGGCTACGGCGACGAGTACTCGTCGAAGGAGTACATCCAGGACCGCACACAGCCCGGCGATCCCGATGCCGTCTCGACGATCGACGAGGACGCCCTGCGGCGCATCGCCGATCAGCTCGGCGTGCCGTACGTGCACCGCACGGCCGACACATCCGTCGACGCTGCGGTCGCGGACGCTCGCGACGGTGCCGTCGCCTCCGACGAGGGGCGGGCCGACAGCCTGATCGACCTCTACTGGATCGCCGCGATCCCCTTGTTCCTCTTGCTGCTCCTCGACGTCGCACTCGTGGCGAGGGCACTGGGCGAGGTCCGTCCACCACGGCCCGTCCGCGCCGGACGCGGTCGAGGACGCGGTGCGCCGTCGGGACTCGACGCCTCGCGACCCGAGAGGGGAGTCCGCCCGTGA
- a CDS encoding vWA domain-containing protein, whose product MGLIFWWVPLVALAVVAVAAWLYVRWRRRDRARLRRLGVPVAHGERLTALPAYQRVVRRYRAALAVVLVAMVALTGMSVLLAARVSSTDVVEPQSYKRDIMLCLDVSGSMTEVDSQIVDTFSTLSQGLDGERIGLYLFDSSAVQAFPLTDDYDFVRTQLEQYRDSFDTMGENGTRYWTGTDLGDGASLIGDGLASCVLGFGDDDSTRPKSVVLATDNYVNGKALLTLAEAADVATERDVRVYAVNPADHATDAVADQVAAELRTAAESTDGGYYALDDSTTVPQIVDEIDAREAGLFTGARRLVVTDHPQALAIAALLVAMGGLVLLWRVRL is encoded by the coding sequence ATGGGGCTGATCTTCTGGTGGGTCCCGTTGGTCGCACTGGCGGTCGTGGCGGTCGCGGCATGGCTCTACGTGCGGTGGAGGCGCCGCGACAGAGCGCGCCTCCGTCGCCTCGGCGTCCCGGTCGCGCACGGCGAACGGCTGACCGCGCTGCCCGCGTACCAGCGCGTCGTCCGGCGCTACCGTGCCGCCCTCGCGGTCGTGCTCGTCGCCATGGTGGCGCTGACCGGCATGAGCGTCCTGCTCGCGGCCCGCGTCTCGAGCACCGACGTCGTCGAACCCCAGTCGTACAAGCGCGACATCATGCTCTGCCTCGACGTGTCGGGTTCGATGACCGAGGTCGACTCGCAGATCGTCGACACGTTCTCGACCCTCTCGCAGGGGCTCGACGGCGAACGCATCGGGCTGTACCTCTTCGACAGCTCGGCCGTGCAGGCGTTCCCGCTCACCGACGACTACGACTTCGTGCGCACGCAACTCGAGCAGTACCGCGACTCGTTCGACACCATGGGCGAGAACGGCACCCGCTACTGGACGGGCACCGACCTCGGTGACGGTGCGTCGCTGATCGGCGACGGTCTGGCGTCGTGCGTCCTCGGGTTCGGCGACGACGACAGCACGCGGCCCAAGTCGGTCGTGCTCGCCACCGACAACTACGTCAACGGCAAGGCCCTGCTCACGCTCGCCGAGGCGGCCGACGTGGCGACCGAGCGCGACGTCCGCGTGTACGCGGTGAACCCCGCCGACCACGCCACGGACGCCGTGGCCGACCAGGTCGCCGCCGAACTGCGCACCGCGGCCGAGTCGACCGACGGTGGCTACTACGCCCTCGACGACTCGACGACCGTGCCGCAGATCGTCGACGAGATCGACGCCCGCGAGGCGGGGCTCTTCACCGGTGCCCGACGGCTCGTGGTGACCGACCACCCGCAGGCCCTGGCGATAGCCGCCCTGCTCGTCGCGATGGGCGGGCTCGTCTTGCTCTGGCGGGTGCGCCTGTGA
- a CDS encoding DUF58 domain-containing protein has product MASLLLRVRTKMGLFAHRRTIDLLEGGYASVHHGRSHDFDDLRAYVPGDEVKDIDWKATARHGEPLVKRYIASRRQNLVLVMDTGRNMAATATSGESKKDIALMAAGALAYIAAKHGDVVSLVAGDSSGTRAHPAGATEAHLETLLRQVDRRVDLDAPTSDLAAVLEWVARGIRRRSMLLVITDDLAIDDRITRLLRRLRAQHEVVWLTIGDADLMTRAGRAGEVFDVREMAGLPAYLRENAQLRREFDDSSLRRVGDTERELLALGISSQRLGSQAEVVPGLFTLIEKHRRVGR; this is encoded by the coding sequence GTGGCCAGCCTGTTGCTGCGCGTCCGGACGAAGATGGGGCTGTTCGCCCACCGACGCACGATCGACCTGCTCGAGGGCGGCTACGCCTCGGTGCACCACGGGCGCAGCCACGACTTCGACGACCTCCGGGCCTACGTCCCGGGCGACGAGGTGAAAGACATCGACTGGAAGGCCACGGCCCGTCACGGCGAGCCCCTGGTCAAGCGGTACATCGCGAGCCGCCGGCAGAACCTCGTCCTCGTGATGGACACCGGTCGCAACATGGCCGCGACGGCCACGAGTGGCGAAAGCAAGAAAGACATCGCCCTGATGGCGGCCGGCGCCCTCGCCTACATCGCCGCCAAGCACGGGGACGTCGTGTCACTGGTGGCGGGTGATTCGTCGGGCACACGCGCGCACCCGGCGGGCGCGACCGAAGCCCACCTCGAGACCCTCCTGCGGCAGGTCGACCGACGCGTCGATCTCGACGCCCCGACGAGCGACCTCGCGGCCGTGCTCGAGTGGGTCGCGCGGGGCATCCGGCGGCGCTCCATGCTGCTCGTGATCACCGACGACTTGGCGATCGACGATCGCATCACCCGGTTGCTCCGGCGTCTGCGCGCGCAGCACGAGGTCGTCTGGCTGACGATCGGCGACGCCGACCTGATGACGCGCGCGGGTCGGGCGGGCGAGGTCTTCGACGTCCGCGAGATGGCCGGACTGCCGGCGTACCTGCGCGAGAACGCGCAGCTCCGTCGAGAGTTCGACGACTCCTCCCTGCGGCGCGTCGGCGACACCGAGCGCGAGCTCCTGGCCCTCGGCATCAGCAGCCAACGGCTCGGCAGCCAGGCCGAGGTCGTTCCCGGGCTGTTCACCCTGATCGAGAAGCACCGTCGTGTCGGGCGCTGA
- a CDS encoding AAA family ATPase: MTDTATASQTPPPAPAPVTPAELERARQIVGAVSQAFGRKVVGQTALRDTLLVALITGGHVLLESVPGLAKTTAAQTIAQSIDASFRRIQCTPDLLPSDITGTQIYDAQKSTFVTQLGPVHSNFVLLDEINRSSAKTQSAMLEAMQERQTTIGGTVYRLPSPFLVLATQNPIEQEGTYQLPEAQLDRFLLKEILDYPSPAEEAEIIRRIESGVYDEAAAPSTGVGLADVVYLQDLAKRVYVDASIVNYIVQLIYVTRHPQQYIPATLADYVEFGASPRASIAFMQAARALALLHGRDYVIPEDVKHLRHSVLRHRMILNYEATADEVAPETIIDAVFGAVQTP, from the coding sequence GTGACCGACACCGCCACCGCCAGCCAGACCCCGCCGCCGGCTCCGGCCCCCGTGACGCCCGCCGAGCTCGAGCGGGCTCGGCAGATCGTCGGGGCGGTGTCGCAGGCGTTCGGTCGCAAGGTCGTGGGTCAGACCGCACTCCGCGACACCCTGCTCGTCGCCCTCATCACCGGCGGGCACGTCCTGCTCGAGAGCGTCCCGGGGTTGGCCAAGACGACCGCGGCCCAGACCATCGCGCAGTCGATCGACGCGAGCTTCCGTCGCATCCAGTGCACGCCCGACCTCCTGCCGAGCGACATCACGGGCACCCAGATCTACGACGCCCAGAAATCGACCTTCGTCACCCAGCTCGGGCCGGTCCACTCGAACTTCGTCCTGCTCGACGAGATCAACCGCTCGAGCGCCAAGACCCAGAGCGCCATGCTCGAGGCGATGCAAGAGCGCCAGACGACCATCGGGGGGACGGTCTACCGACTGCCGTCGCCCTTCCTCGTCCTGGCCACCCAGAACCCGATCGAGCAAGAGGGCACCTACCAACTGCCCGAGGCGCAGCTCGACCGCTTCCTGTTGAAAGAGATCCTCGACTACCCGAGCCCCGCCGAAGAGGCCGAGATCATCCGGCGCATCGAGAGCGGCGTCTACGACGAGGCCGCCGCACCGTCCACGGGCGTCGGCCTGGCCGACGTCGTCTACCTGCAAGACCTGGCCAAGCGCGTCTACGTCGACGCGTCGATCGTCAACTACATCGTGCAGCTCATCTACGTCACGCGGCATCCGCAGCAGTACATCCCGGCGACCCTCGCCGACTACGTCGAGTTCGGGGCCAGCCCCCGGGCCAGCATCGCCTTCATGCAGGCGGCCCGTGCCCTCGCCCTGCTGCACGGGCGCGACTACGTCATCCCCGAAGACGTCAAGCACCTGCGGCACTCCGTGCTGCGACACCGCATGATCCTCAACTACGAGGCCACGGCCGACGAGGTCGCGCCCGAGACGATCATCGACGCCGTGTTCGGCGCCGTCCAGACCCCCTGA
- a CDS encoding methionine ABC transporter permease, producing MDSLIELQPMLWQAAVETVYIVALTLLFGGIGGLLLGLALYLTRGGALFANRVVYGVLNVVVNVFRPIPFIIFLAAAQPLARFVIGSGSGNPAIIFTLSLAASFAISRIVEQNLLTVQPGVIEAARAAGAGPARIIGTVLLPEALGPLVLGYTFIFVALVDMSAVAGYIGGGGLGNFALLYGYRQFDPVVTWAAVLLIIVLVQLVQFLGNWLARRALRR from the coding sequence ATGGACTCCCTGATCGAACTGCAGCCGATGCTGTGGCAGGCGGCCGTCGAGACCGTCTACATCGTCGCCCTGACCCTCCTCTTCGGCGGCATCGGCGGACTCCTGCTCGGCCTGGCGCTGTACCTGACGCGGGGCGGAGCCCTCTTCGCGAACCGCGTCGTCTACGGCGTGCTGAACGTGGTCGTCAACGTGTTCCGACCGATCCCGTTCATCATCTTCCTGGCCGCGGCCCAGCCGTTGGCGAGGTTCGTCATCGGGTCGGGCAGCGGCAACCCGGCCATCATCTTCACCCTGTCGCTCGCCGCGTCGTTCGCCATCTCGCGCATCGTGGAACAGAACCTGCTCACCGTGCAGCCGGGCGTCATCGAGGCCGCACGGGCGGCGGGGGCCGGCCCGGCCCGCATCATCGGGACGGTGCTGCTGCCGGAGGCGCTCGGACCGCTCGTCCTCGGCTACACGTTCATCTTCGTCGCGCTGGTCGACATGTCGGCGGTGGCCGGCTACATCGGCGGCGGCGGGCTCGGCAACTTCGCCCTGCTCTACGGCTACCGGCAGTTCGACCCGGTCGTGACCTGGGCCGCGGTGCTGCTGATCATCGTGCTGGTGCAGCTCGTCCAGTTCCTGGGCAACTGGCTGGCGAGGCGCGCGCTGCGGCGATGA